One segment of Brassica napus cultivar Da-Ae unplaced genomic scaffold, Da-Ae ScsIHWf_807;HRSCAF=1156, whole genome shotgun sequence DNA contains the following:
- the LOC125605833 gene encoding alanine and glycine-rich protein-like, protein MKGYIIALIVCACVAIIAVVLILCCLQNRKKKKTWSPPPRPPVKDVEKGRSSVARDGGLVVLTGTAVTTAVVATAVTTGTADEISGGGGGGEGGGECDGGGDGGGGCGGCGGCGGCGGCGG, encoded by the coding sequence atgaAAGGTTACATTATTGCTCTTATAGTATGTGCCTGCGTCGCTATAATCGCGGTTGTTCTTATCTTATGTTGTcttcaaaaccgcaaaaagaaaaaaacgtggTCTCCTCCACCGCGTCCGCCGGTAAAAGACGTTGAAAAAGGTAGAAGCAGTGTCGCAAGAGATGGAGGGCTTGTTGTTTTGACAGGCACCGCTGTCACCACAGCCGTTGTAGCTACGGCTGTAACCACCGGAACCGCCGATGAAATtagtggtggtggaggaggcggGGAAGGCGGAGGAGAATGTGATggtggtggagatggtggaggaGGATGTGGAGGTTGCGGTGGTTGCGGCGGTTGTGGCGGGTGTGGAGGTTAA
- the LOC125605832 gene encoding uncharacterized protein LOC125605832 produces MCYKKILPPVIPPPKLPAAEVTVTTEVVAIASVRDDGGEKKVCVCSPSKHPRSFKCRYHHHEYQWLPSSSSSSSSPYSSSSLQK; encoded by the coding sequence ATGTGCTACAAAAAGATTCTCCCACCTGTTATTCCACCGCCAAAGTTACCGGCGGCAGAAGTGACGGTGACGACGGAGGTGGTAGCCATCGCGAGTGTCCGTGACGACGGCGGTGAAAAGAAGGTGTGTGTATGTTCACCGTCGAAGCATCCAAGATCGTTCAAGTGTAGGTATCATCATCATGAATATCAATggcttccttcttcttcttcttcttcttcctctccgtattcttcttcttcactccaAAAATGA